The Salvia splendens isolate huo1 unplaced genomic scaffold, SspV2 ctg1176, whole genome shotgun sequence DNA segment TGTGCAGGAGGAACTTTTGCACTCTATTCTTTACTTTGTCGGCATGCTAAAGTCCGAACGATTCCCAATCAACACAAGACCGATGAGGAGCTGACAACCTATAGCCGAAACACGGTCCACGAGCTCTCGTTTGCTGCCAAGACAAAGGCGTGGCTGGAGGCAAACGCGTTTAGGAAAACTGCCCTTCTTATGCTAGTACTTGTCGGGACGTGCATGGTGATTGGTGACGGGATTCTCACCCCCGCTATATCCGGTAATTATTGTGTTCGTTTGTTCATAACTAATGATGCGTCTGCACCTATTTCTAACTCTTTATTGGCCAAAATGAATGTAAATATCGCAGTTCTTTCGGCTTCTGGTGGGATCAGTTTGGACCACCCGAAGATGAGCAATGGTATGATCTTCGCTCCGATGGTTATCCTCTTTGTAATTCGTTATGTTACGGGATTCAGCTTCTATTCTTTGGTGCAGATGTTGTGGTGATTGTAGCCGTGATAATTTTGGTCGGATTGTTCAGTATGCAACATTATGGCACGGATAGAGTCGGCTGGCTTTTCGCTCCGGTTGTTTTGCTTTGGTTTCTGTTTATTGGAGGCATCGGCATCTACAACATATACAACTACGATAGCTCGGTTCTGAAAGCCTTTTCGCCTCTGTACATATATCGGTATTTCAGAAATGGAAAGAAGAAAGGTTGGACATCCCTTGGCGGGATCATGCTCAGTATCACAGGTTCggtcgtctctctctctctctctctcgcgcgCACATGCAAAAAAATGAATGTACTTATTTTGACTGCTCGTCGTTGCAGGAACTGAAGCACTGTTTGCTGATCTTGCTCATTTTCCGGTTTCTGCTGTACAGCTTGCTTTTACCATCGTCGTTTTTCCTTGTCTCCTTTTAGCCTACTCGGGGCAAGCAGCATACCTCATGCAAAATCATGATCACGTTGTTGATGCATTTTATCGATCGATCCCAGGTATATTTCAGCCTTAAAATTCTCATGTCTGGAAACTAATGTAAAGTTTCAAGAATCGAACGTGTCATGTTAAATCAGATCGGAAACTAAATTGAGAAACACTACTTTAAAGTAGCTAAGTGATACGAGATTCGATCTTTGTTCATCTTCGTGTCTAGATTGAACCGAAAATCGTTTTAGTTCCTGATTTGGTCGATTTGAACGTCTTTTGTAGAAAGTATATACTGGCCAGTTTTCATTATTGCGACGCTGGCAGCAATCGTTGCTAGCCAGGCCACCATATCTGCTACGTTTTCGATCATCAAGCAGGCCCACGCCCTTGGCTGTTTCCCGAGAGTCAAAGTTTTGCATACATCGAAGACGTTTCTCGGCCAGATTTATATCCCCGACATGAATTGGATTCTCATGGTTCTTTGCATTGCTGTCACTGCTGGATTCCAAGACAAGAGCCAAATTGGAAATGCATACGGTTCGTGTCATGCTCGACTCGTATATACTGTTTTATTTTTGGGTTGTCTGGAAttttaaatcatgaaatttgaatttttctcaattgtctcaTCTATATACAAAATGTCGTCTTTAAGAATAGTATTTTTTAGGATTATGTTTCTTGGATTTTGTTGATCTGATGAGAATTCTACGACCGATGATGCCAACAGGTACGGCTGTCGTCGTGGTCATGCTCGTCACCACGCTTCTCATGACTCTAATAATGTTGCTAGTCTGGCACTGCCACTGGCTCCTCGTCTTGTTGTTCACGTTGTTGTCTCTCGTGGTCGAGTGCACGTACTTCTCGGCCGTCCTATTCAAGATTAACCAAGGCGGTTGGGTCCCGCTCGTGATAGCCGCCGCCTTCCTCCTCATCATGTACGTCTGGCACTACGGGACCCTGAAACGTTACGAGTTCGAGATGCATAGCAAGGTTTCTTTAGCTTGGATTTTAGGTCTCGGCCCTAGCCTTGGCCTCGTCCGCGTCCCCGGGATCGGGCTCGTCTACACCGAGCTCGCCAGCGGCGTCCCCCACATCTTCTCCCACTTCATCACCAACCTCCCCGCCATCCACTCCATCGTCGTCTTCGTATGCGTCAAATACCTCCCCGTCTACACGGTGCCCGAGGACGAGCGGTTCCTCGTGAAGCGGATCGGCCCGAAGAACTTCCACATGTTCCGATGCATCGCGCGGTACGGGTACAAGGACCTCCACAAGAAGGACGCCGACTTTGAGAACAAGCTCTTCGCGAACCTCTTCACGTTCGTGAGGCTCGAGGCGATGATGGACAGGTGCTCGGACTCGGACGAGTACAGCCTCTGCGGGGGGACCGTGCAGTCGAGGGAAAACGGCGAGACGTCAGCGTCGAATCTCGACTTCACAATCTCGTCGGCCGACTCCATCGTTCCCGCGATGCACGGGAACGCGTCGTCGGGCCGGGAGAGCGGGCAGACGGAGGGGTACGAGCTCCAGTTTATGAGGAGCTGTAGGGATGCTGGGGTGGTTCATATTCTGGGGAATACTGTAGTTATAGCAAGAAGGGAATCaaggttttataagaaaatagCTATTGATTATATATATGCATTTCTTAGGAAGATTTGCAGGGAGAATAGTGTGATTTTTAATGTGCCTCATGAGAGTCTCTTGAATGTTGGCCAGGTTTTCTTTGtgtgatattttttgtttagtagTATAATAAATAGGTAATTTTTGCTTTATGTTACTTTGGTTTACTATTTTTTGAGTATTGTGAAGAGTAGAATTATGTATATGTGTAAATAATTGTAGAGTTGTTTTTAAAGTGATAATATATTTGAATGGTTGTACTTTTTCTGTATTCTGTATTTTTGAAGtgataatatattttgaaattccAAATATAAACACAAAACATATATTGAGTGATGTCGACATAAAAAGCAGACCATACATGATGTATTGGATGCCACATGTCCATACATAAAAAGCAATCTAACAAAGTAACAAATACTCCTACATAATTTTAAAGACTTATTAATCATATATAAGCATCATGCACAAAATCACAAGAATTAATAATATGGTTGGAAATTTTATCTATAAATGTCTGTTTTACCAAACTAACTACTCCTTACATACGTTAGTAAGAGTCTTGTTTTAACATTTGTTTTGTTTGCCAACTaatagtctcatttcacttttaatatAGATGATAAGTCATTGCATAATTAttaacttattttattataaaactatacaaaaataagaTGTATATCTACTAATCGTTTCAACTCGGATTTCATAAAATTCGTATAAAAAAGACAGGACTCGTGTTAatgaacggatggagtattaccTAAGAATGTTGTAAATATGCTTCACTCTAATCATgattcaaaaaaaataacagCAAATATCCAAGTTGTGCAAGCATTAATAGAAACAAATATGGAAAATGCACAAGAAGTAATTAAACacaatttacttttatttattatatggGTGAAAATAACTggattttttctgtttttgattATAGGtaaacatatacatatacatgtgTATTGTATCCCCATTTAAATGGAAAAACTCTTATAAACACAAAAATCACTTAGACAGCACCTGATTCTGCGCTGCAATCGCTTGAGCTTTGGTGGTGCATGCTGCCAACATTATACGCAGACGTCTCGCGATATCCGTGAACGTTGGCCGGAGCAACGGATCCGGAGCCCAGCACTGCTCCATTAGCAGCCTCCACTCAGCGTCGCAGAAGTTTGGCACCGGTGGCCGCAGCGTGTTGTTCACTATACCACCTGCCCATAAATATCAATATGTTATTATACACTCCGTTTTAGCTAGTTACGAAAAATTGTTTTCAACGAACCAACAATGCAACAAACTAACACACCAACAAACCGAAAGAACGGTATAaaccaacaagaaaacaaaCCAATGATGGCTCCATAGTGCATATTGGCGTAGGGCTCCTCGCCAGTGAGGATCTCCCAAAGCACGATCCCAAAAGAGAAGACGTCGACCTACATGAAATGAGACGAAGCAGCAAAACTAGCAAAGCATCAACTATGGTGGATAAAGTTTATTCCCGTTTTCTTGTTGTGGCTTATGTTTTGTAGAAGATGGAAATTTGATATGTTGAAATCTTACCTTTTCTGAAACCTTGCTGCTGCTACCATTTAATAACTCGGGAGCCATCCATGGAAGGGTGCCCCGGACACCACCGGTGACCAGTGTATTTCTTTTGATTTTCGACAAGCCAAAATCACCCACCTGAATATTTTGATATAAACTTCTATCAGCCACAGTTATAATatttacacacatatatactccctccatcccattcaAAGCAAAACATTTCTTTTtccacgggattttatgtagtgctATTCACTAGGCTAAAGGATGCTAATGAGCGAACCTTGCATATGGGTCGGGATGA contains these protein-coding regions:
- the LOC121788897 gene encoding potassium transporter 11-like isoform X1, which produces MASGVDFDGSEVKGEMWDLEQKLDQPMDEEAVRLKNMYREKKFSTLLLLRLAFQSLGVVYGDLGTSPLYVFYNTFPDGVDDTEDIIGALSLIIYSLTLIPLLKYVFIVCKATDNGQGGTFALYSLLCRHAKVRTIPNQHKTDEELTTYSRNTVHELSFAAKTKAWLEANAFRKTALLMLVLVGTCMVIGDGILTPAISGNYCVRLFITNDASAPISNSLLAKMNVNIAVLSASGGISLDHPKMSNDVVVIVAVIILVGLFSMQHYGTDRVGWLFAPVVLLWFLFIGGIGIYNIYNYDSSVLKAFSPLYIYRYFRNGKKKGWTSLGGIMLSITGTEALFADLAHFPVSAVQLAFTIVVFPCLLLAYSGQAAYLMQNHDHVVDAFYRSIPESIYWPVFIIATLAAIVASQATISATFSIIKQAHALGCFPRVKVLHTSKTFLGQIYIPDMNWILMVLCIAVTAGFQDKSQIGNAYGTAVVVVMLVTTLLMTLIMLLVWHCHWLLVLLFTLLSLVVECTYFSAVLFKINQGGWVPLVIAAAFLLIMYVWHYGTLKRYEFEMHSKVSLAWILGLGPSLGLVRVPGIGLVYTELASGVPHIFSHFITNLPAIHSIVVFVCVKYLPVYTVPEDERFLVKRIGPKNFHMFRCIARYGYKDLHKKDADFENKLFANLFTFVRLEAMMDRCSDSDEYSLCGGTVQSRENGETSASNLDFTISSADSIVPAMHGNASSGRESGQTEGYELQFMRSCRDAGVVHILGNTVVIARRESRFYKKIAIDYIYAFLRKICRENSVIFNVPHESLLNVGQVFFV
- the LOC121788897 gene encoding potassium transporter 11-like isoform X2, translated to MASGVDFDGSEVKGEMWDLEQKLDQPMDEEAVRLKNMYREKKFSTLLLLRLAFQSLGVVYGDLGTSPLYVFYNTFPDGVDDTEDIIGALSLIIYSLTLIPLLKYVFIVCKATDNGQGGTFALYSLLCRHAKVRTIPNQHKTDEELTTYSRNTVHELSFAAKTKAWLEANAFRKTALLMLVLVGTCMVIGDGILTPAISVLSASGGISLDHPKMSNDVVVIVAVIILVGLFSMQHYGTDRVGWLFAPVVLLWFLFIGGIGIYNIYNYDSSVLKAFSPLYIYRYFRNGKKKGWTSLGGIMLSITGTEALFADLAHFPVSAVQLAFTIVVFPCLLLAYSGQAAYLMQNHDHVVDAFYRSIPESIYWPVFIIATLAAIVASQATISATFSIIKQAHALGCFPRVKVLHTSKTFLGQIYIPDMNWILMVLCIAVTAGFQDKSQIGNAYGTAVVVVMLVTTLLMTLIMLLVWHCHWLLVLLFTLLSLVVECTYFSAVLFKINQGGWVPLVIAAAFLLIMYVWHYGTLKRYEFEMHSKVSLAWILGLGPSLGLVRVPGIGLVYTELASGVPHIFSHFITNLPAIHSIVVFVCVKYLPVYTVPEDERFLVKRIGPKNFHMFRCIARYGYKDLHKKDADFENKLFANLFTFVRLEAMMDRCSDSDEYSLCGGTVQSRENGETSASNLDFTISSADSIVPAMHGNASSGRESGQTEGYELQFMRSCRDAGVVHILGNTVVIARRESRFYKKIAIDYIYAFLRKICRENSVIFNVPHESLLNVGQVFFV